Proteins from a single region of Bogoriella caseilytica:
- a CDS encoding YaaA family protein: MLLLLPPSEGKTPPDDGPPVDLQSLIYPELAGARQRVLTRLAKVSAQRNAARVLGVGDSLSQEVAANTQLLAAPSAPAAEVYTGVLFAAAGLSELNGEPARRAAEHVRIFSGLWGALSPADHIPAYRLSMGVALPGLPKPRAAAAGPVKLATYWKQHLAGVLDRGEPGVIVDCRSAAYAAAWKPPAGGATYASVQVVRERNGSRTVVSHNAKHARGLLTRHLLTRAGDMPRSAEELATASEEMCADPQMPVHGVELHDGPASRHTLTLIERG, from the coding sequence GTGCTTCTCTTGCTGCCGCCCTCGGAGGGCAAAACCCCACCCGACGACGGCCCCCCGGTGGACCTGCAGAGCCTCATTTACCCGGAACTAGCCGGGGCACGGCAACGGGTGCTCACCCGCCTCGCGAAGGTCTCGGCGCAGCGGAATGCCGCCAGAGTGTTGGGCGTGGGCGATTCGCTCTCCCAGGAGGTCGCCGCGAACACGCAGCTGCTCGCCGCGCCGTCCGCACCGGCAGCCGAGGTCTACACGGGTGTGCTTTTTGCCGCTGCTGGGCTGTCGGAGCTGAACGGGGAACCGGCTCGTCGGGCGGCAGAGCATGTGCGGATCTTCTCCGGGTTGTGGGGCGCGCTCTCCCCCGCCGATCACATTCCGGCGTACCGGCTCTCGATGGGAGTGGCCCTGCCGGGGCTGCCGAAACCGCGGGCAGCAGCTGCCGGTCCCGTCAAGCTCGCCACCTACTGGAAGCAGCACCTGGCGGGCGTGCTGGACCGCGGAGAACCGGGGGTCATCGTCGACTGCCGCTCAGCGGCGTATGCGGCTGCGTGGAAGCCTCCCGCCGGCGGCGCCACCTACGCGAGCGTGCAAGTAGTGCGGGAGCGTAATGGCTCGCGCACGGTCGTGTCGCACAACGCCAAGCACGCCCGGGGCCTACTGACCCGGCACCTGCTGACACGCGCTGGGGACATGCCCCGGAGCGCGGAGGAGCTGGCTACCGCGAGCGAGGAGATGTGCGCTGACCCGCAGATGCCGGTACACGGTGTGGAGCTGCACGACGGTCCTGCGAGCAGGCACACGCTCACCCTGATCGAGCGTGGGTGA
- a CDS encoding RNA polymerase sigma factor has product MNEQPSGVRGDPAPRDEAWFDALFTDHARAVHAYLARRAGRQDAEDLAADVFATAWRRRADVPEGHELPWLYRTAGFVLANHRRKQQPVPVEEVDDSDTSAEDPATVAIEDDAVSAALQTLSPRDRRILLLHAWEGLDGSELAEALGISRGGAAAALSRARSRLEAVWAERAGGHS; this is encoded by the coding sequence GTGAACGAACAGCCCAGCGGTGTGCGCGGTGACCCGGCACCCCGTGACGAGGCGTGGTTTGACGCGCTCTTCACTGACCATGCGCGAGCTGTGCACGCCTACCTCGCGCGCCGGGCCGGTCGGCAGGACGCCGAGGATCTGGCCGCCGACGTGTTCGCCACCGCCTGGCGCCGGCGCGCGGACGTCCCCGAGGGGCACGAGCTGCCCTGGCTCTATCGCACGGCGGGTTTCGTGCTCGCGAACCACCGGCGCAAGCAGCAGCCCGTGCCGGTCGAGGAGGTCGACGACAGTGACACCTCTGCGGAGGATCCCGCCACCGTGGCGATTGAGGACGACGCAGTGTCGGCCGCACTGCAGACCTTGAGCCCACGTGATCGCCGGATCCTGCTGCTGCATGCCTGGGAAGGGCTCGACGGCAGCGAACTTGCCGAGGCTCTCGGGATCTCGCGCGGGGGAGCCGCGGCTGCCCTGTCCCGAGCACGCTCGCGCTTGGAGGCCGTGTGGGCAGAGCGAGCCGGAGGTCACTCATGA
- the hisD gene encoding histidinol dehydrogenase, with protein MLTRLDLRERPLTGAELTSALPRAAMDVDEALSRVQPIIAQVRQEGAAALRDLAERFDGVRPTHLRVPIAAIHEAVDSLAPEVRDALERLIAHLRAGHTAQLPEDRATEIMPGGVVRQRWVPVRRVGLYAPGGLAVYPSSVAMNVVAAQVAGVEELAVASPPQQSNGGLPEPVVLAACGLLGIDEVYAVGGAQAVAMFAYGAAASSEEDRAALAGSAGTRTGQLCEPVDVITGPGNIYVAAAKRAVMGTVGIDSEAGTTEIAVIADAHANPAYVATDLISQAEHDPHAASVLITDSVELADAVDTEIAARVPHAAHAERIRQALSGPQSASVLVESIDRAIEVADAYGAEHLEIQTADAAAVAGRIRNAGAIFVGPYSPVPLGDYLAGSNHVLPTGGTARFASGLGVMAFIKSVQQVEYGERALKTLAAPLTALAHSEDLPAHAQSVNARFE; from the coding sequence ATGCTCACTCGACTCGACCTGCGGGAACGACCCCTGACCGGAGCGGAGCTCACCTCGGCCCTGCCGCGTGCGGCCATGGACGTCGACGAGGCGCTCAGCCGAGTGCAGCCGATCATCGCCCAGGTGCGGCAGGAGGGCGCCGCGGCGCTACGGGATCTCGCTGAGCGGTTCGACGGGGTGCGCCCCACGCATCTTCGAGTGCCGATCGCTGCGATCCACGAAGCCGTCGACAGCCTCGCCCCGGAGGTCCGTGATGCCCTGGAGCGACTGATCGCCCACCTGCGCGCCGGCCACACGGCCCAGCTTCCCGAGGATCGTGCCACCGAGATCATGCCCGGCGGCGTCGTACGTCAGCGATGGGTCCCGGTACGCCGAGTGGGTCTCTACGCCCCCGGCGGACTGGCGGTGTATCCCTCATCGGTGGCGATGAACGTGGTGGCCGCACAGGTGGCCGGGGTGGAAGAGCTGGCTGTGGCCTCACCACCGCAACAGAGTAATGGGGGACTGCCGGAGCCGGTGGTCTTGGCCGCTTGCGGTCTCCTCGGCATCGATGAGGTCTACGCCGTCGGCGGGGCGCAGGCGGTGGCGATGTTCGCTTACGGCGCTGCTGCCTCTAGCGAGGAGGATCGCGCGGCGCTGGCGGGCAGCGCCGGGACACGCACCGGCCAGCTGTGCGAGCCGGTGGACGTCATCACCGGGCCCGGCAACATCTATGTCGCGGCGGCCAAACGCGCCGTGATGGGCACCGTCGGCATCGACTCCGAGGCCGGCACCACCGAGATCGCCGTCATCGCCGATGCCCACGCGAACCCGGCCTACGTAGCGACGGACCTCATCTCCCAGGCCGAGCACGACCCCCACGCCGCCTCTGTGCTCATCACCGATTCGGTGGAACTGGCAGACGCGGTCGACACTGAGATCGCGGCGCGGGTGCCCCATGCCGCCCACGCCGAGCGGATACGCCAGGCGCTCTCCGGACCGCAGTCTGCCTCCGTGCTGGTCGAGAGCATCGACCGTGCCATCGAGGTGGCTGATGCCTACGGTGCCGAGCACCTGGAGATCCAGACGGCTGATGCTGCCGCCGTCGCGGGACGGATCCGCAATGCCGGGGCGATCTTCGTCGGCCCGTACTCCCCGGTTCCGCTCGGGGACTACCTGGCTGGCTCCAACCACGTGCTTCCCACCGGTGGCACAGCGCGGTTCGCCAGTGGGCTCGGCGTGATGGCTTTCATCAAGTCGGTGCAGCAGGTCGAGTATGGCGAGCGCGCCCTGAAGACCTTGGCGGCTCCGCTCACGGCCCTGGCGCATTCGGAAGACCTGCCCGCCCACGCGCAATCGGTGAACGCCCGCTTCGAGTAG
- a CDS encoding YccF domain-containing protein encodes MRAILNIIWLVFGGFWLALGYFLFGLLACLLIITIPLGVASMRMASYALWPFGRTVIRRRRVDSVSTVANVIWVVIAGVWLAIGHLVTAAAQAVTIIGIPLAIANIKMIPVTIFPFGKDIVSTRYLPQGTSVAHQVDLRP; translated from the coding sequence GTGCGCGCCATCCTGAACATCATCTGGCTGGTTTTCGGCGGCTTCTGGCTTGCTCTCGGCTACTTCCTCTTCGGCCTTCTCGCCTGCCTCTTGATCATCACAATTCCGCTCGGTGTGGCCTCCATGCGCATGGCCAGCTACGCGTTGTGGCCCTTTGGGCGCACGGTGATCCGCCGTCGCCGCGTCGATAGTGTCTCCACGGTGGCCAATGTGATCTGGGTCGTGATCGCAGGCGTCTGGCTCGCCATCGGCCACCTCGTCACCGCCGCCGCCCAGGCCGTCACGATCATTGGCATCCCCCTGGCGATCGCGAACATCAAGATGATCCCGGTGACGATCTTCCCGTTCGGTAAGGACATCGTGAGCACGCGCTACCTCCCCCAGGGCACCTCCGTCGCCCATCAGGTCGACCTGCGACCCTGA